One genomic region from Cryptosporangium aurantiacum encodes:
- a CDS encoding UvrD-helicase domain-containing protein produces the protein MPRPTFHADLHIHSKYSRACSRDCDLEHLTWFAKRKGLTLVGTGDFTHPAWNAHLHETLVPAEPGLYRLNDDLAKSVDRTLPGILAAGTVRFMLSVEISTIYKRDDKTRKVHHLVYLPDLEAVGRFNTKLARIGNIASDGRPILGLDSRDLLEITLESSPDGYLVPAHIWTPWFAALGSKSGFDAIADCYADLADHIFAVETGLSSDPAMNWRVSSLDQYTLVSNSDAHSPPALAREAHSYACELDYFAVRDALRTGDGYAGSIEFFPEEGKYHADGHRTCGVRWQPTETIAADGKCAVCGKPVTVGVLSRIEALADRPEGARPSGKAAFRNLVPLPEIVGEIHSVGPRSKTVTREVDGLVAALGPELDILTEIPVDQITAVGGERLGEAIARLRRGDVIRQPGYDGEYGVIRLFEPSELRHSSGTSALFDLPAQEDYAVRRTAAGRSPAPVAARSPGTAGAAVSRSADPAALLATSGIPSPRTGTTARGEQEVTGPATHGGASYGGPPEDRADEPAAADQAGVDTLPLEIPDRGVLEGLDPEQRAAAGAADGPLLVVAGPGTGKTRTLTHRVAYLVAERGVAAESCLAITFTRRAAAELSERLAALLPDGSGMPFVATFHALALTICREQHVALGFDAPPSVADDADRAAVLAELDVPADKPVPDELREDYRKRLRSRGLLELDELVPLAVPLASAYRTRWKHVLVDEYQDVDASQYALLGALVPADGNLFAIGDPDQSIYSFRGADFGYFLQFESDYPAATTVTLSRNYRSAPPIVAAAVQIVRPGTLVPGRTLSAERRDLGAARIAVHRTGSEGEEAGWVAATIDALVGGSSFHSLDSGRVDGSSEVEEHFDFGDVAVLYRTDAQSRTLQSAFTAAGLPFQKRGVDRLADRPGVPAVLRELALLPGTVPERLRAAGQALASRAAAPDLFSADDVSLRASDVWAAVELLRPVATTFAEDLDGFLAFVATGAEVDALDPRADAVSLLTLHAAKGLEFPVVFLVGCADGVVPLRWPGAPDAEQEAEERRLFFVGVTRARQRLFLSAPRQITRRGATAAAALTPFLSPVDEGLLDRTGSSDETRRPAARQMRLI, from the coding sequence ATGCCGCGCCCCACGTTCCACGCGGACCTGCACATCCACTCGAAGTACAGCCGCGCCTGCAGCCGTGACTGCGATCTCGAGCACCTGACCTGGTTCGCCAAGCGCAAGGGTCTGACGCTGGTCGGCACCGGGGACTTCACCCACCCGGCGTGGAACGCGCACCTGCACGAGACGCTGGTCCCCGCCGAACCAGGTCTGTACCGCCTCAACGACGACCTGGCGAAGTCCGTCGACCGGACCCTCCCGGGCATCCTCGCGGCCGGCACCGTCCGGTTCATGCTCAGCGTCGAAATCTCGACGATCTACAAGCGCGATGACAAAACGCGCAAAGTGCACCACCTGGTCTATCTCCCGGACCTCGAGGCCGTCGGCCGCTTCAACACGAAGCTCGCCCGGATCGGCAACATCGCCTCCGACGGCCGCCCGATCCTCGGCCTGGACTCGCGTGACCTGCTGGAGATCACGCTCGAGTCGAGCCCGGACGGCTACCTGGTGCCCGCCCACATTTGGACCCCGTGGTTCGCCGCGCTGGGCTCGAAGTCCGGCTTCGACGCGATCGCCGACTGTTACGCCGACCTCGCCGACCACATCTTCGCGGTGGAGACCGGCCTGTCGTCCGACCCGGCGATGAACTGGCGGGTGTCCTCTCTCGACCAGTACACGCTGGTCAGCAACTCCGACGCGCACTCGCCGCCCGCGCTGGCCAGGGAGGCGCACAGCTACGCCTGCGAGCTGGACTACTTCGCGGTGCGGGACGCGCTGCGCACCGGCGACGGGTACGCGGGCTCGATCGAGTTCTTCCCGGAGGAGGGCAAGTACCACGCGGACGGGCACCGCACCTGCGGAGTGCGGTGGCAACCTACCGAGACGATCGCGGCCGACGGGAAGTGTGCGGTGTGCGGGAAGCCCGTCACGGTCGGCGTGCTGTCCCGGATCGAAGCCCTCGCCGACCGTCCCGAAGGCGCCCGGCCGTCCGGCAAAGCGGCGTTCCGCAACCTCGTCCCGCTGCCCGAGATCGTCGGCGAGATCCACTCGGTGGGCCCCCGCAGCAAGACCGTCACCCGCGAGGTCGACGGCCTGGTCGCCGCGCTCGGCCCGGAGCTGGACATCCTCACCGAGATCCCGGTCGACCAGATCACCGCGGTCGGCGGCGAGCGGCTCGGCGAGGCGATCGCCCGCCTCCGCCGCGGCGACGTGATCCGCCAACCCGGCTACGACGGTGAATACGGCGTCATCCGGCTCTTCGAGCCTTCCGAGCTCCGGCACTCTTCCGGCACGTCCGCGCTCTTCGATCTGCCAGCCCAGGAGGACTACGCCGTCCGGCGAACCGCCGCCGGACGGTCGCCCGCGCCGGTTGCCGCGCGTAGCCCCGGAACGGCCGGCGCCGCCGTGAGCCGCAGCGCCGACCCGGCAGCCCTGCTGGCGACCTCGGGGATCCCATCGCCCCGCACCGGCACCACCGCACGGGGCGAGCAGGAGGTGACGGGGCCCGCCACGCACGGCGGCGCCTCGTACGGCGGCCCGCCGGAAGACCGCGCGGACGAGCCGGCGGCGGCCGACCAGGCAGGCGTAGACACCTTGCCGTTGGAGATCCCGGACCGGGGGGTGCTGGAGGGTCTCGACCCGGAGCAGCGGGCGGCCGCGGGAGCGGCCGACGGGCCGTTGCTGGTGGTGGCGGGGCCGGGGACGGGCAAGACGCGGACGCTGACGCACCGGGTGGCGTACTTGGTGGCGGAGCGGGGGGTGGCCGCGGAGTCGTGTCTGGCGATCACGTTCACGCGGCGGGCAGCGGCGGAGCTCTCGGAGCGGTTGGCGGCGTTGCTGCCCGACGGTTCGGGGATGCCGTTCGTGGCGACGTTCCACGCGCTGGCGCTGACGATCTGCCGGGAACAGCACGTCGCGTTGGGGTTCGACGCGCCGCCGTCGGTGGCCGACGACGCGGACCGGGCCGCGGTGCTGGCCGAACTGGACGTTCCGGCCGACAAGCCGGTGCCGGACGAGCTGCGCGAGGACTACCGCAAGCGGCTGCGCTCGCGTGGCCTGCTGGAGCTGGACGAACTGGTGCCGCTCGCGGTGCCGCTGGCCTCCGCGTACCGGACGCGCTGGAAGCACGTACTGGTCGACGAGTACCAGGACGTGGACGCTTCGCAGTACGCGCTGCTGGGGGCGCTGGTACCGGCGGACGGCAACCTGTTCGCGATCGGTGATCCGGACCAGTCGATCTACTCGTTCCGCGGTGCCGACTTCGGGTACTTCCTGCAGTTCGAATCGGACTATCCGGCGGCGACGACCGTGACGCTGTCGCGGAACTATCGTTCGGCGCCGCCGATCGTGGCTGCGGCGGTGCAGATCGTGCGTCCGGGGACGTTGGTGCCGGGGCGGACGCTGTCGGCGGAGCGGCGTGATCTCGGTGCGGCGCGGATCGCGGTGCATCGCACGGGTTCGGAGGGCGAGGAAGCCGGCTGGGTGGCCGCGACGATCGACGCGCTGGTCGGGGGTTCGTCGTTCCACTCGCTGGACTCCGGGCGGGTGGACGGGTCGTCGGAGGTCGAGGAGCATTTCGACTTCGGGGACGTGGCCGTGCTGTATCGCACGGATGCGCAGTCGCGGACGCTGCAGTCGGCGTTCACGGCGGCGGGTCTGCCGTTCCAGAAGCGCGGCGTCGACCGGCTGGCCGACCGGCCGGGTGTGCCTGCCGTGCTGCGGGAGCTGGCGTTGCTGCCCGGCACCGTGCCCGAGCGGTTGCGCGCGGCGGGCCAGGCGCTGGCGTCGCGGGCGGCGGCGCCGGATCTGTTCTCCGCTGACGACGTGTCGCTGCGGGCTTCGGACGTGTGGGCTGCGGTGGAGTTGCTGCGGCCGGTCGCTACGACGTTCGCGGAGGATCTGGACGGGTTCCTGGCGTTCGTGGCGACCGGGGCCGAGGTGGACGCGCTGGATCCGCGGGCGGACGCGGTGTCGCTGCTGACCCTGCACGCGGCGAAGGGTCTGGAGTTCCCGGTGGTGTTCCTGGTGGGCTGCGCCGACGGCGTGGTGCCGCTGCGGTGGCCGGGGGCGCCGGATGCCGAGCAGGAGGCCGAGGAGCGGCGGCTGTTCTTCGTCGGGGTGACCAGGGCGCGGCAGCGGTTGTTCCTCTCCGCGCCGCGGCAGATCACCCGCCGTGGTGCTACCGCTGCGGCGGCGTTGACGCCTTTCCTGTCCCCGGTGGACGAGGGGTTGCTCGACCGGACCGGTTCGTCCGACGAGACGCGCCGCCCGGCCGCGCGCCAGATGCGCTTGATCTGA
- a CDS encoding exonuclease domain-containing protein has protein sequence MSVTDEAGAPTWVVIDAETTGLSPKEHRVVELAIVVLDERGNSMGEAATLVNPGMDVGPADGHGIRNEDVHDAPRFDELSGWLVEWLRGKVLVGHNLLFTSAFLDEEFRRTGFEMPHVPAICTMTNAPRYLPSLPGRTLEQCCAAAGIPLDGPRSALTNARAAGALFGTFLAQRPTLPSPWVQYIERARRMSWPRIPMRDFQMAPRAEEEWEAADPEQTAVVSPEMARMAAAYAGLSSGAAASDVDVKEAPNPEVDSEFVADVVEDAPRSPEESGPVSAYLGALDNAVSDRVLSFTEAIHLKDLAAALAIFEAEQSDAHRQYVRTLAATAWADKQVTDEERDDLVAVGRLLDLSETEVDVLIEETKPDAAGGSAPATSGSSSSSEYEAGWYPDPYGQGGLRWYDGESWTHHTHAS, from the coding sequence ATGAGCGTGACGGATGAAGCCGGGGCCCCGACGTGGGTCGTCATCGACGCTGAAACCACCGGACTGAGCCCCAAAGAACACCGGGTCGTCGAGTTGGCGATCGTCGTGCTCGACGAACGCGGCAACTCGATGGGCGAGGCGGCCACGCTGGTCAACCCCGGCATGGACGTCGGCCCCGCGGACGGGCACGGTATTCGCAACGAGGACGTGCACGACGCCCCCCGGTTCGACGAATTGTCCGGCTGGCTGGTCGAGTGGCTGCGCGGCAAGGTGCTGGTCGGGCACAACCTGCTGTTCACCTCGGCGTTCCTGGACGAGGAGTTCCGCCGCACCGGGTTCGAGATGCCGCACGTGCCCGCGATCTGCACGATGACGAACGCCCCGCGCTACCTGCCGTCGCTGCCCGGCCGCACGCTGGAGCAGTGCTGCGCGGCGGCCGGCATCCCGCTGGACGGCCCGCGGTCGGCGCTGACGAACGCGCGGGCCGCCGGTGCACTGTTCGGCACGTTCCTCGCGCAGCGTCCGACGCTGCCCTCGCCGTGGGTGCAGTACATCGAGCGCGCGCGCCGGATGTCGTGGCCGCGGATCCCGATGCGTGACTTCCAGATGGCGCCGCGCGCCGAGGAGGAGTGGGAGGCCGCCGACCCGGAGCAGACCGCGGTGGTCAGCCCCGAGATGGCGCGGATGGCTGCGGCGTACGCGGGCCTCTCGTCCGGGGCCGCGGCTTCGGACGTGGACGTCAAGGAGGCGCCGAACCCGGAGGTCGACAGCGAGTTCGTCGCCGACGTGGTGGAGGACGCGCCGCGGTCGCCGGAGGAGTCCGGGCCGGTCAGCGCGTACCTGGGTGCGCTCGACAACGCGGTGTCCGACCGGGTGCTCTCGTTCACCGAGGCCATCCACCTCAAGGACCTGGCGGCCGCGCTGGCGATCTTCGAGGCCGAGCAGAGCGACGCGCACCGGCAGTACGTGCGGACGCTCGCCGCCACCGCGTGGGCCGACAAGCAGGTCACCGACGAGGAGCGCGACGACCTGGTGGCGGTGGGCAGGCTGCTGGATCTGTCCGAGACCGAGGTCGACGTGCTGATCGAGGAGACCAAGCCGGACGCGGCGGGGGGCTCGGCACCGGCGACGAGTGGCTCCTCGTCGAGTTCGGAGTACGAGGCCGGGTGGTATCCGGATCCGTACGGTCAGGGTGGGCTGCGCTGGTACGACGGCGAGAGCTGGACGCACCACACGCACGCGTCGTAG
- a CDS encoding FAD-dependent monooxygenase has translation MGTAAVVGAGIGGLATAIALRRDGWDVTVFERWPRIVELGTAIGLWPDAQRTLDRLGLGERIRAVGVPYRQGAVRTRRGWRIARLPLKRIEKHGGAPVLMVPRTTLITTLADAIPSDVVRTGVTITDPDRLRRDHDLVVGADGYRSIVRDAFFPGVRARYLGVVAVRGVVDGEFGPAGEVWGRGALVGVTPVERGRTNWYVALRAPTGTKPTVADLRELCADYPDPIPAVLAAATDESLLRHDVHDLAPAPASYVHGTIALVGDAAHAMAPSLGQGACQALVDADCLATELTNAPDVTTALRSYDHLRRRPTQRLARASRLLSRVQA, from the coding sequence ATGGGCACTGCAGCTGTAGTAGGAGCGGGAATCGGCGGGCTCGCCACGGCCATCGCGCTGCGACGCGACGGGTGGGACGTCACAGTGTTCGAGCGCTGGCCGCGCATCGTCGAACTCGGCACCGCGATCGGGCTCTGGCCCGACGCCCAGCGGACGCTCGACCGGCTGGGGCTCGGCGAGCGGATCCGGGCCGTCGGTGTCCCGTACCGGCAGGGTGCGGTGCGGACGCGGCGCGGGTGGCGGATCGCGCGCTTGCCGCTGAAGCGGATCGAGAAGCACGGCGGCGCGCCGGTGCTGATGGTCCCCCGCACGACGCTGATCACGACGCTCGCCGACGCCATCCCCAGCGACGTCGTCCGCACCGGGGTGACGATCACCGACCCGGACCGGCTGCGACGCGACCACGACCTGGTCGTCGGCGCCGACGGCTACCGCAGCATCGTCCGGGACGCGTTCTTCCCCGGTGTCCGCGCCCGATATCTCGGGGTGGTGGCGGTCCGTGGCGTGGTCGACGGGGAGTTCGGGCCGGCCGGTGAGGTGTGGGGGCGCGGCGCACTGGTCGGCGTCACGCCGGTCGAACGCGGCCGGACGAACTGGTACGTGGCGCTGCGGGCGCCGACGGGAACCAAGCCCACGGTTGCCGACCTGCGTGAACTGTGCGCCGACTACCCCGATCCGATCCCGGCCGTCCTGGCGGCCGCGACCGACGAGAGCCTGCTCCGGCACGACGTCCACGACCTCGCACCGGCGCCGGCGTCATATGTCCACGGGACGATCGCGCTCGTCGGCGACGCCGCCCACGCGATGGCGCCGTCACTGGGGCAGGGGGCATGTCAGGCCCTGGTGGACGCCGACTGCCTGGCTACCGAGCTCACGAACGCTCCGGATGTCACCACCGCACTCCGGAGCTACGACCACCTCCGCCGCCGCCCCACCCAACGCCTGGCGCGCGCCTCCCGCCTGCTCAGCCGCGTCCAGGCCTAG
- a CDS encoding TetR/AcrR family transcriptional regulator, producing the protein MPGRREQVLDAAVQVLGEQGTRALTHRAVDARGNLPSGTTSNYFRTRDALLAGILGYLFERETAAFATLAGAPRPVSVDELAGRVGALLRQLAGPARTLTLARHAIFLEAAHQEALRVELLEWSSKLWAWAGEWLAAVGSGRPEKHARQLLAYGDGLLLDRLARGGDDEFAPEASLAALLRALVADD; encoded by the coding sequence ATGCCCGGACGTCGTGAGCAGGTGCTGGACGCGGCCGTCCAAGTGCTCGGCGAACAGGGCACCCGTGCGCTGACGCACCGCGCCGTCGACGCGCGGGGCAACCTGCCGTCCGGCACCACGTCCAACTACTTCCGGACCAGGGATGCTCTGCTCGCCGGGATCCTGGGTTACCTGTTCGAGCGGGAGACCGCGGCTTTCGCCACGCTGGCCGGGGCGCCGCGGCCGGTCTCCGTCGACGAGCTGGCGGGCCGGGTGGGCGCGTTGCTCCGCCAGCTGGCCGGGCCGGCCCGGACGCTGACGCTCGCGCGGCACGCGATCTTCCTGGAGGCCGCGCACCAGGAGGCGTTGCGCGTCGAGCTGCTCGAATGGAGTTCAAAACTCTGGGCCTGGGCAGGGGAGTGGCTAGCTGCCGTCGGCTCGGGCCGCCCCGAGAAGCATGCTCGGCAGTTGCTCGCGTACGGCGACGGTCTGCTGCTCGATCGCCTTGCCCGCGGTGGTGACGACGAGTTCGCGCCGGAGGCGTCGTTGGCTGCCCTCTTGCGCGCATTGGTGGCGGACGACTGA
- a CDS encoding response regulator, translating into MSTSPLEVLVVDDDAGDVLMIEEALSANEVPSHLHVVSDGVEALSFLRREDPHADAPRPQLILLDLNMPRMDGREVLAAVKSDDELRSIPVVVLTTSALDEDVLRSYELRANAFVTKPVDLDQFTSIVQQIESFYGRTVRLPR; encoded by the coding sequence ATGTCCACATCCCCGCTCGAGGTCCTGGTGGTCGACGACGACGCCGGCGACGTCCTGATGATCGAGGAAGCGCTGAGCGCCAACGAGGTGCCCAGCCACCTGCACGTGGTCTCGGACGGCGTGGAGGCACTCTCGTTCCTCCGCCGCGAGGACCCGCACGCGGACGCGCCCCGGCCGCAGCTGATCCTGCTGGACCTGAACATGCCGCGGATGGACGGGCGCGAGGTGCTCGCCGCCGTCAAGAGCGACGACGAGCTGCGGTCGATCCCGGTCGTCGTGCTCACCACGTCGGCGCTGGACGAGGACGTCCTCCGCAGCTACGAGCTGCGCGCCAACGCGTTCGTCACCAAGCCCGTCGACCTCGACCAGTTCACGTCGATCGTGCAGCAGATCGAGAGCTTCTACGGCCGGACGGTCCGTCTCCCCCGGTAG